From the genome of Haloplanus vescus:
GACTCGCGGCGATGAAAGCCGAGGAACACGCCGAGGGCAAGTCCGCGGAGGGTGCAGTGATGGCCTCGGACGCCTTCTTCCCGTTCCCGGACGGCATCGAGGAGGCGGCGAAGTCGGGCATCGCCGCCGTGATTCAGCCGGGCGGCTCCGTCAACGACGAGGACGTCATCGCCGCTGCCGACGAACACGACATGGCGATGGCCTTCACCGGCAAGCGGACGTTCCGACACGACTGAGCACCCCGTCGCGGAAGGGAACCTGCAGACAATTACCGCATCCGTCTAGCCCAGCAGTAGTTCTGGTGTCGTCAGGATGAGAACGATGAGCACGGCGGGGACGCCAACCGCCAGTATTCGCAGTACGCCCACTAGGCGGCGCCGATTCGGTGGCAGCGATTCGGCGACGCCAGAGCACGCGAACGAGATGCCTAAGAAGAGAAATAGGTGTGAGGCGCCGAGTACGAGGCCGAAGTACAGCCACCCGAGCAGCGAGAGAGCCGAGAAGAGCAAGAAGAGGTATCCCTTCCGCTGTCCGTCCGGTTCGCGAAACAGTATCTGTGAGAGTCTGTCCACACGCGCCCCCAGAGGAGCCACCTCGTAAACTGTTTGGATGGCTGAAACGTGGGTCACAGTCTCGCGTCGGAACCGTCGTCCAACAGGTCGTGCGAGTCCCCGTTCTCCGCCCCGTTCAACAACGTTTAAGCGCGACTCGGCACCACGACCGGGTATGACGATAACCGTCCCCGGACCGACGCTCGGCGTCGTCGGCGGTGGCCAACTCGGCCGGATGATAGCCGAGGCGGCCGCGCCACTCGGCGTCGAGGTAATCGTTCTCGACCCGACGCCGGACTGTCCGGCCGCACCGGTCGCTCGCGACCAAATCGTCGGCGACTTCGACGACCCGGAGGCAATCGGCCGACTGGCCGAGCGCACCGACGCGCTCACCTACGAAATCGAGCTCGCGGACCCGGACCACCTCGCGAGTGCGAGCGAGGACGCGGACGTGCCGGTCCACCCGACGCCCGAGACGCTCCGGACGATTCAGGACAAGTTCGCGGAGAAGGAGATGCTCTCGGCGGCCGATATTCCGGTTCCCGACTACCGCCGCGTCGACTCGGTGGCAGACCTCGAAGCCGCCGTCGAGGAGTTCGGCGCCGTCATGCTGAAGGCGCGCCACGGTGGCTACGACGGCCGGGGGAATATCCCCGTCCACTCGGTCGACGAAGCCGAAGACGCGATTCGGGAAGTCGGGTCGCTCGACGACCCGAACGCTCTCGCGGAGACGTTCGTCGACTTCGAGCGCGAAGTCTCGGTCATCGGCGTGCAGGGCGCCGACGAGGTGCGGACCTTCCCCGTCGGCGAGAACGTTCACGAGGAGGAGATTCTCCGCGAGACTATCGTCCCGGCGCGGATGAGCACGGCGACGGCGGAGCGCGCCCAGACCGTCGCCCGCGAAGTGCTCGACGCCCTCGACGGCCGGGGCGTGTTCGGCATCGAACTGTTCGAGACGCCCGACAGCGAGATTCTGGTGAACGAAATCGCGCCCCGCCCCCACAACTCCGGGCACTGGAGCATCGAGGGCGCGGTCACCTCGCAGTTCGAACAGCACGCCCGCGCGGTGCTCGGGTGGCCACTCGGCTCGACCAAACAGCGCGCGCCGACGGTGAGCGCGAACATCCTCGGCACCGTCGACGAGACGCAACCGGCGGAAGTCGCCGGCATCGAGAACGTCCTCAAGAGTGAGGCGGCCCACCTCCACTGGTACGGCAAAGAGCAGGTGTACCCGCTGCGAAAGATGGGCCACATCACGGCGACGGCGGAGGACGGCGGCGACGTGACCGACCTGCTGGAATCGACACGCGAACTGCGCGACAGCCTCACCTTCCAATGAGCGACGGCATCGACTCCCTCATCGACGAACTGCACGCACAGGCCGATGACCCAGCCCCGAGCGAGGAGACGCCCGAGGTGGGCATCATCATGGGGTCCGACTCGGACCTCGACGTGATGGCGGGCGCGTACGACGCCCTCCGCGAACTCGGGTTCGCCGAGCAGACGGAGTACGACGACCCGACGGAGGCACGCTTCACCTTCGAGAGCTACGTCGTCTCGGCCCACCGGACGCCGGACCTGATGTACGCCTACGGCGAGACGGCGGCCGACCGGGGACTAGATGTTATCGTCGCGGGCGCGGGCGGGAAGTCCGCCGACCTGCCGAACATGACGGCGTCTATCGCCTATCCGCTTCCGGTCATCGGCGTCCCCGTTCAGGAGAAGTCGGTGGATTCGGTCATCGGCATGCCGACGGGCGCGCCTATCGTCGCCGTCGACGCGGGGAAATCGTACAACGCGGCGCTGTCGGCCGTCCAGATTCTCGGGCGCGAACACGACGAACTGGTCGACCGATTGGAAGCCGAACACGCAGAGTTGCGGGCGGGCGTCGCCGACGTGTCGCAATCGCTGCACGACCACGGTATCGACGGGTTCCGCGAGCGACGAGAGTGAGAATCCCGCCCGGCGCGACAGGGCGTGAATCGGCAGAATACGGGCGTTATACCCCCGCAAATCGTGACGAGGCATAAATCAACGCTTATGGGGGTGGCCTCCTAACCGCCGAGACGACAGGAACTCAGGTATGAATGAGTGGATAGCAATCGGTGCACTCGGCGTCGTCGGTGTCGGCATCCCCATCGGTATGATGGTGGTGTCCGCGCTTCTCCGACCGTCAATCACCGAACAAGGAAAGACCGTCATCTACGAGAGTGGTGAGGTCCCGACGGGAACGGCGCACGTCCAGTTCAACATCCAGTACTACATGGTCGCGCTGCTGTTCCTCGTCTTCGACGTCGAGACCGTCCTGATCTTCCCGTGGACCCTGATCTATCGGTCCGCGCTGGAGAACGGGGCGACTCTCGGCCAGACCCTCGTGCCGATGCTGGTGTTCATCGGGGTTCTCGTCGTCGGTCTCGTCTGGGCCTGGCGGAACGGCGCGGTCGAGTGGGTCAAGAGTCCGCGTGCGAACCGTCGTAAAACGGAGCGTCAATCATGAGTAGTGAACAGGAACGATTCGTCACCGACACACGGCAGGTAGGAAACGAGACACGCGACGCCCGTCTCGGGGCGTCGGGAACCGACAACCGGTTCAACTCAAAACTTCGCGAGGCGTTCGGCTCGTCGCCGTTCATCCTCACGAAGTTCGACCGATTCATGGAGTGGGTGCGTGGCTCCTCGATGTTCATGCTACAGTTCGGCATCGCTTGCTGTAGCATCGAGATGATGCACACGTACGCTGTCAAACACGACCTCGACCGCTTCGGGGCCGGCGTCCCGCGCGCGTCGCCGCGACAGGCGGACGTCATCATCGTCCCGGGGACCATCGTCTCGAAGTTCGCCCCGCGGATGAAGCGGGTCTACGACCAGATGCCCGAACCCAAGTTCGTCGTCAGCATGGGGTCGTGTACCATCTCCGGCGGGCCGTTCCAGGAGGGGTACAACGTCGTGAAGGGGGCCGAGGAGGTCATCCCGGTCGACATCCACGTCCCCGGCTGTCCGCCGCGGCCGGAGGCGCTCATCTACGGCGTCGCCAAGCTGCAAGAGCGCATCGCCAACGGCGAGAGTTCGCCGGTGACGGTCAAGCCGTACGAACTCGAGAAGTTCAGCGACCTCGAACGCGACGAAGTTGTCGACAAGCTGTCCGACGAGATAGACGAAGACGACCTCGTTATGCGTTATAACTGGGCCGATTCACCATGAGTCTCGAAGAATCCCAGCCGGACACCGTCGAGTCCGCACAGACGACCGCCGAGGAAATCGAGTCGCTCATCGGCGAGTACGTCCTCGACCGAGACGACCACCTCAACGCGCCGGGCTTCGTCGTCCGCCCCGACGAGGTACAGGACGTGCTCTTCCGCCTGCGCGACGAGGCGGGGTACGACCACCTCTCCTGTGTCACCGCACAGGAGTACGAGGACCGCTACGAGTCTATCTACCATCTGAAAAAGTACGACGACCCGACCGACGAGGTGAGCGTCGTCGTCCCGACGCCGACGGACGACCCCGTGAGCGAGTCCGCGGAACCCGTCTACCGCACCGCCGACTGGCACGAACGGGAGGCCTACGACCTCGTCGGCATCGAGTACGACGATCATCCGGACCTGCGTCGCATCCTCCTCCCCGAGACGTGGCAGGGCCACCCGCTCGGGCAGGATTACGACCAGGACCGCCCGCAGATCGTCCCCCTGCGTGAACACGCCAACCCGCTGCAGGAGGACCACAAGAGCGACGCGGGCGACACGATGTTCCTGAACATCGGCCCGCACCACCCGGCGACTCACGGCGTCCTCCACCTCAAGACCGTCCTCGACGGCGAGCAGGTGGTCGACGTGGAGTCCGACATCGGCTACCTCCACCGCTGCGAGGAGCAGATCTGTCAGCAGGGCACCTACCGCTACCAGATCATGCCGTACCCGGACCGCTGGGACTACATCTCGGCGGGCCTGCTCAACGAGTGGGCGTACGCCCGCGTTGCGGAGGACCTCGCGGACATCGAGGTGCCGGAGTACGCACAGATCATCCGGACGATGGGCGCCGAACTCTGCCGCATCGCGGCGCACATGCTCGCGGTCGGTACCTTCGCGCTCGACGTGTACGGCGACTTCACCGCCATCTTCATGTACGCCGTCCGGGACCGCGAGAAGACACAGAACATCCTCGAAGAGCTGACCGGCCAGCGCCTGATGTTCAACTACTTCCGACTCGGTGGTGTGGTCTGGGACCTGCCCGAACCGCGCGAGGACTTCTTCGAAATGGTCCGTGACTTCCTCGACGACCTTCCGGAGGCCCTCGAGGAGTACCACGACCTCATCTCGGCGAACGAGATTCTGCAGGCCCGGACCGTCGACACGGGCGTCCTGCCGCCGGAAGTCGCCAAGAGCTACGGCGCGACGGGCCCCGTCGCTCGCGGGTCGGGCATCGACTACGACCTGCGCCGTGACGACCCCTACGGCTACTACGACGAACTCGACTGGGACGTGTGCGTCGAGGACGGCTGTGACAACTACAGCCGCCTGCTCGTCCGCCTGCGCGAAGTCGAGGAGTCGGCGAAGATCATCGAGCAGTGTGTCGACCTGCTCGAAGATTGGCCGGAAGACGAGCGCAACATCCAGTCGAACGTGCCGCGGACCATCCGGCCGGACGACGACACGGAGGTCTACCGCGCCGTCGAAGGGGCGAAAGGCGAACTCGGCATCTACGTGCGAGCGGACGGGACGGAGAAACCGGCGCGGTTCAAGATTCGAAGCCCGTGTTTCTCCAACCTCCAGACGCTCCCCGAGATGTCGAACGGCGAGTACATCCCGGACTTGGTCGCGGCGCTCGGCAGCCTCGACATCGTCCTCGGTGAGGTGGATCGCTGATGGAACCGGTGGTCCTGCAGTCGGGGACAGCGACACCGACGGGCACCGCGAACGCCAGCGCGGCGGGACCGGTGACGACACTCCCCGAAACCATCTCCGGCGCGCTCGGACTCTCCGGCACCGTCGGTGACCTGGTGGGCGGACTCATCGGCGCCTTCCTCATCGCCAACATCATGCTGGCGATGACGGCGGTGGCCGGACCGTGGGCCAAACGAAAGATTACGGCGGCGTTCACGGACCGCATCGCGGTCAACCGAATCGGGCCGTTCGGCCTGCTCATCATCGTCGCCGACGCCGTCCGTCTGCTCTCGAAAGAGCTCATCATCCCCGACGGCGTCGACCGGCCGGCGTGGGACATCGCACCCATCATCCTGCCGTTCTCGGCGCTGCTCGGCTTCGCGGTCATTCCGCTCGGGAGTGGCCTCCAGTTGGCCGACCCCGAGACGGGCATCGTGTTCGCGTTCGCGGCTGGCTCCATCGCGTCGCTCGGTCTCGTGATGGCCGGCTACGCCTCGAACAACAAGTACTCGCTGCTGGGGTCGCTGCGCTCCATCGCGCAGAACCTCGCTTACGAGATTCCGCTCGTCGTCACGGCAGCGTCGGTCATCATCTTCGCCGGCACGTTCCGGACGAGCGAAATCGTCGCTGCACAGACGGAGACGCTCGTGACGGTGGCCGGCATCGCCATTCCGGGCTGGTACGCGTTCGTCAACCCGTTCGCGTTCGTCCTGTTCGTGATAGCGAACCTGGCCGAAATCGGTCGGAACCCCTTCGACATCCCGGAGGCACCGACCGAAATCGTCGCCGGGTACCAGACCGAGTACTCCAGCGTCTACTTCGTGCTGTTCTACCTCGGGGAGTTCATCCACATCTTCCTGGGCGGCGCGCTGATCGCCGTCCTCTTCCTCGGCGGCCCGGCGGGACCGGTCCTGCCCGGGTTCGTCTGGATGGTCATCAAGATGTGGGCGTTCTTCCTGTTCACGCAGTGGGCCCGCTCCGCGGTCCCGCGCGTGCGCATCGACCAGTTGATAGAAATCGGTTGGAAGGGGATGCTCGTGCTCTCCTTCGCTAACCTCGTCCTCACGGCAATCCTCGTGGGAGTGATCGCGTAATGATTGGAATTCTCAAAGGCATGGCGACGACGATGAAGCACGCACTGGACGGCAAGACGTTCACCGTCGAGTACCCGGACGTGGCCCCGGAGGTCAGTCCCCGGTTCCGCGGCGTCCACAAGTTCAGCCAGGAGCGCTGTATCTGGTGCCGACAGTGCGAAAACGTCTGTCCGAACGACACGATTCAGATCGTGCAGGACGACAAGCGCAACGGCGAGCAGTACAACCTGCACATCGGACAGTGCATCTACTGCCGGCTCTGCGAGGAGGTGTGTCCCGTCGACGCCATCCTCCT
Proteins encoded in this window:
- a CDS encoding NuoI/complex I 23 kDa subunit family protein, which encodes MIGILKGMATTMKHALDGKTFTVEYPDVAPEVSPRFRGVHKFSQERCIWCRQCENVCPNDTIQIVQDDKRNGEQYNLHIGQCIYCRLCEEVCPVDAILLTQNFEFTADTKDDFVYNKEQLKNVPWYKGIDPLESRNPDRSAWIGEGDGEIDYQ
- a CDS encoding NADH-quinone oxidoreductase subunit D gives rise to the protein MSLEESQPDTVESAQTTAEEIESLIGEYVLDRDDHLNAPGFVVRPDEVQDVLFRLRDEAGYDHLSCVTAQEYEDRYESIYHLKKYDDPTDEVSVVVPTPTDDPVSESAEPVYRTADWHEREAYDLVGIEYDDHPDLRRILLPETWQGHPLGQDYDQDRPQIVPLREHANPLQEDHKSDAGDTMFLNIGPHHPATHGVLHLKTVLDGEQVVDVESDIGYLHRCEEQICQQGTYRYQIMPYPDRWDYISAGLLNEWAYARVAEDLADIEVPEYAQIIRTMGAELCRIAAHMLAVGTFALDVYGDFTAIFMYAVRDREKTQNILEELTGQRLMFNYFRLGGVVWDLPEPREDFFEMVRDFLDDLPEALEEYHDLISANEILQARTVDTGVLPPEVAKSYGATGPVARGSGIDYDLRRDDPYGYYDELDWDVCVEDGCDNYSRLLVRLREVEESAKIIEQCVDLLEDWPEDERNIQSNVPRTIRPDDDTEVYRAVEGAKGELGIYVRADGTEKPARFKIRSPCFSNLQTLPEMSNGEYIPDLVAALGSLDIVLGEVDR
- a CDS encoding 5-(carboxyamino)imidazole ribonucleotide synthase, coding for MTITVPGPTLGVVGGGQLGRMIAEAAAPLGVEVIVLDPTPDCPAAPVARDQIVGDFDDPEAIGRLAERTDALTYEIELADPDHLASASEDADVPVHPTPETLRTIQDKFAEKEMLSAADIPVPDYRRVDSVADLEAAVEEFGAVMLKARHGGYDGRGNIPVHSVDEAEDAIREVGSLDDPNALAETFVDFEREVSVIGVQGADEVRTFPVGENVHEEEILRETIVPARMSTATAERAQTVAREVLDALDGRGVFGIELFETPDSEILVNEIAPRPHNSGHWSIEGAVTSQFEQHARAVLGWPLGSTKQRAPTVSANILGTVDETQPAEVAGIENVLKSEAAHLHWYGKEQVYPLRKMGHITATAEDGGDVTDLLESTRELRDSLTFQ
- a CDS encoding NADH-quinone oxidoreductase subunit B, which gives rise to MSSEQERFVTDTRQVGNETRDARLGASGTDNRFNSKLREAFGSSPFILTKFDRFMEWVRGSSMFMLQFGIACCSIEMMHTYAVKHDLDRFGAGVPRASPRQADVIIVPGTIVSKFAPRMKRVYDQMPEPKFVVSMGSCTISGGPFQEGYNVVKGAEEVIPVDIHVPGCPPRPEALIYGVAKLQERIANGESSPVTVKPYELEKFSDLERDEVVDKLSDEIDEDDLVMRYNWADSP
- the purE gene encoding 5-(carboxyamino)imidazole ribonucleotide mutase; the protein is MSDGIDSLIDELHAQADDPAPSEETPEVGIIMGSDSDLDVMAGAYDALRELGFAEQTEYDDPTEARFTFESYVVSAHRTPDLMYAYGETAADRGLDVIVAGAGGKSADLPNMTASIAYPLPVIGVPVQEKSVDSVIGMPTGAPIVAVDAGKSYNAALSAVQILGREHDELVDRLEAEHAELRAGVADVSQSLHDHGIDGFRERRE
- a CDS encoding complex I subunit 1/NuoH family protein, which encodes MEPVVLQSGTATPTGTANASAAGPVTTLPETISGALGLSGTVGDLVGGLIGAFLIANIMLAMTAVAGPWAKRKITAAFTDRIAVNRIGPFGLLIIVADAVRLLSKELIIPDGVDRPAWDIAPIILPFSALLGFAVIPLGSGLQLADPETGIVFAFAAGSIASLGLVMAGYASNNKYSLLGSLRSIAQNLAYEIPLVVTAASVIIFAGTFRTSEIVAAQTETLVTVAGIAIPGWYAFVNPFAFVLFVIANLAEIGRNPFDIPEAPTEIVAGYQTEYSSVYFVLFYLGEFIHIFLGGALIAVLFLGGPAGPVLPGFVWMVIKMWAFFLFTQWARSAVPRVRIDQLIEIGWKGMLVLSFANLVLTAILVGVIA
- a CDS encoding NADH-quinone oxidoreductase subunit A → MNEWIAIGALGVVGVGIPIGMMVVSALLRPSITEQGKTVIYESGEVPTGTAHVQFNIQYYMVALLFLVFDVETVLIFPWTLIYRSALENGATLGQTLVPMLVFIGVLVVGLVWAWRNGAVEWVKSPRANRRKTERQS